In Brachyspira hampsonii, the following are encoded in one genomic region:
- the purC gene encoding phosphoribosylaminoimidazolesuccinocarboxamide synthase, with translation MSKEKKEMLYEGKAKKVYSTDNPDEIIVYYKDDATAFNGEKKGSIKDKGVMNNEITSLLFKMLEKNGVKTHFIEKLNDREQLCQKVKIFPLEVIVRNLIAGSMAKRLGIEEGTVPPNTIFEICYKNDEYGDPLINDHHAVALKLATYDELKYIYEVTAKVNNLLKDALDKIGITLVDFKVEFGKNSKGEILLADEITPDTCRFWDKETGKKLDKDRFRRDLGSIEEAYIEVLNRLNNL, from the coding sequence ATGTCTAAAGAAAAAAAAGAAATGCTCTATGAAGGAAAAGCAAAAAAGGTTTATTCTACTGATAATCCAGATGAAATAATTGTGTATTATAAAGATGATGCTACTGCTTTTAATGGAGAAAAAAAAGGCTCTATAAAAGATAAAGGTGTTATGAATAATGAGATTACTTCATTGCTTTTTAAAATGCTTGAAAAGAACGGAGTAAAAACTCACTTTATAGAAAAATTAAATGACAGAGAGCAGCTTTGTCAAAAAGTAAAAATATTCCCATTAGAAGTAATTGTCAGAAATTTAATTGCAGGATCTATGGCTAAAAGACTTGGTATAGAAGAAGGTACGGTTCCTCCTAACACTATATTTGAAATTTGCTATAAAAATGACGAATATGGTGATCCTCTAATTAATGATCATCATGCTGTTGCTTTAAAACTAGCTACTTATGATGAATTAAAATATATTTATGAAGTAACTGCAAAAGTTAATAATCTGCTAAAAGATGCTTTGGATAAAATAGGAATTACTTTGGTTGATTTCAAAGTTGAATTCGGTAAAAATTCAAAAGGAGAAATACTTTTAGCTGATGAAATTACTCCTGATACTTGCAGATTCTGGGATAAAGAAACAGGTAAAAAATTAGATAAAGACAGATTCAGAAGAGATTTAGGTTCTATTGAAGAGGCTTATATAGAAGTTTTAAATAGACTTAATAACCTATAA
- the purE gene encoding 5-(carboxyamino)imidazole ribonucleotide mutase — translation MKVAIIFGSRSDTDKMKGAASCLKEFAVEYKAFVLSAHRVPEHLEKTIKHIEENGYEVIIAGAGLAAHLPGVIASKTILPVIGVPISASNLDGMDALLSIVQMPKPITVATVGINNSYNAGMLAVEMLALKYNDIRNRLIEYRKKMKEDFISDNEKPIEFDI, via the coding sequence ATGAAAGTAGCTATAATATTTGGAAGCAGATCTGATACTGATAAAATGAAAGGAGCTGCTTCTTGCTTAAAAGAATTCGCAGTTGAATACAAAGCCTTTGTTCTTTCTGCTCATAGAGTACCGGAACATCTTGAAAAGACTATTAAACATATTGAAGAAAATGGATATGAAGTAATTATAGCAGGTGCTGGACTTGCTGCACATTTACCTGGTGTTATAGCATCAAAAACAATTCTTCCTGTAATAGGAGTTCCTATTAGTGCAAGCAATCTTGACGGAATGGACGCTCTTTTGTCTATAGTTCAAATGCCTAAACCTATAACTGTTGCTACTGTTGGTATTAATAATTCTTATAATGCTGGAATGCTTGCTGTTGAGATGCTTGCTTTAAAATATAACGATATTAGAAATAGATTAATAGAATACAGAAAAAAAATGAAAGAAGATTTTATTTCTGATAATGAGAAGCCTATAGAATTTGATATATAA